The nucleotide window GGTCTTCCACTGCCTTTATTTGAACCTCATCAAGTGAACCTGTCATTTCTTTTCGGTAACGTGCGATAAAAGGTACTGTGTTACCTTCTTCCAGTAGTCCAATAACCGCTTTTGCTTGTTTTGGTTCCACTTTCGCATCTTTCGCGATTATTTGTAACATTTTTTGTTGATCCATCATGCCACTCCTTTAAATTTCGAACTTGCTTTTAGTGTACCATTCCATTTATATTGTTTCCCAAAAAAGCTTTGAATTTATGCATGAAAAAAGAGCCTACTAAATTATGCTAGTAGACTCTCAAACATTATAACGAGACGCCGCCACTTGCTGTAATGGCGTCCTGTAATTTTTTAATTGCCTTACGCTGAATTCGCGAAACATGCATTTGGGATATACCGAGTCTCTCCCCGGCTTCCTTTTGACTAAGCTGTTCCAAATAGGTTAATTGGATAATTTGTCGCTCACGTTCACTTAATACATTCATCGCATCTGCTACAATCATGCGGCGGTTAGTCACTTCAAACCCTGCATCTTCCCGACCAACTACATCAAATAGCGTTACCGTACTGCCATCAGAATCCGATTCAATGGAATGGTCCATCGAAAGCGCCTGATAGCTTCGGCCCATCTCCATCGCTTCCAGTACATCCTCATCCTGTACTTCCAGGTATGTTGCAATTTCAGTAATGGATGGGGAACGCTGCAGCGATGTCGTTAATGCTTCGACAGCTGCCTTGATTCTAGGCCCCAGTTCTTTAATACGTCTCGGAACATGCACGTCCCAAGTCTTATCACGTAAAAAGCGTTTTATTTCACCGACAATCGTCGGTACAGCAAACGCCTCAAAGCTTCTGCCAAAAGAAGGGTCAAATCGTCGGATCGCACCTAATAAGCCAAGCATCCCTACTTGTACAATATCATCATAATAAGATTTACCATGTGAATATTTGCGTGCAATCGACTCGACTAATTGCTGATAATGGAGCACAAGATTTGTTTGTGAATCTTCACAGCCGCTCGCCTGATATTCTGCAATCCAATTTAGCACTTCTTCTTTTGATGTATTTTTAGGTAGTGATTCTTTCGACATTCCCTTTCACCTGCTCTCTCGAGACATACTTTGTCATGAAAACAGTGACGCCACCTTCGTTATTTAATTTCACTTCATCCATTAAAGTCTCCATTAAATAAATCCCTAATCCACCTTCACGTAATAATGCTACGTTTTCATTTTCATGATATGGACCAACTTTTGATTTGATCTCTTCAAAGTTAAAGCTGACTCCGTAATCTGCGACCATTATTTCAATCTTGTCCTCGAACAATGCACAGCCGATTACAACTTCGCCATCCTCGTTTGCTTTATAAGCATGGTGTACAACATTTGTCACCGCTTCACTTGTAGCAATTTTTAAATCTTCAATCTCATCATACGTAAACCCAACTCGCATCGCTAATCCTGAAATTGTTAGCCGGATAACACTTACATATTGCGATTTGGCAGGCACTCGAATTTCAATATAGTCAAATGCTCTCATCATTTCAACTCCAATTCCTCATCTATCTCAATACTCATTAATTCACTTAATCCTGTGATTTCAAACAATCTGACTAAACGATTTGATAAGTTCACTAATTTTAATGATGCATTTTCCTTTGTAACTTTTTTATAAAATGCAACAAATATCCCTAAGCCTGTACTGTCCATATAATTAACTTTTGATAAATCCAATTCGATTTTTCGGCCTTCCACAATTTGGACAGTCTCCAGTTCTTCGCGTAAAATCGGGGCTGTGTAAGTATCTATCTCACCCTCGATATAGCCTTTTAATACGTCTCCATCTTCTCTAAATTGAACATTAACATTCATTATTAGACACCTCCATTATAAACCTTCTTACTATTCCCGAATCCGCGGGAATTAAAACATAATTTTTTTTATTTTTTAAATATAACAACCGTAAAATCATCTTCTAGTTCGAAATCAGGCAAGTTTTTCAAATAGGTATACATTTCCTCACACATCTCCTGTGCCGAAAGATGGTTACAGTTCAAAGCCAAATTCTTAATCACATCTCTGGGATCCAGCTCCCCTTGCTTGCGGAAATCCGTTACACCATCTGTAATCATAATGATAAAATCATTTTCTTCCAAACAAATGTCGTATTGCGGATATGTTACTTCCGGCATAACACCTAATAGTAAACCTTTCGATTCCAAATCAAAGAAAGTTTTTTTACGGGCATTATAATATATAGCAGGCTCATGCCCAGCTGACCCATATGTAAATTTACTTTCTTTAATATTGTATGTCCCGTAAAACATCGAAACAAACATACTATCATCAACACTTTTTTCAATAATGCGGTTTAACACTTCTAAAATATAAGACGGATCTTTCGTTGCATACTCAAGTGTATCAAGCCCATATTTGACCATTGACATGCATAGGGCTGCAGGTACACCTTTTCCGACAACATCAGTTACAGCTACACTGACAACTGAATCATTATTATTTAAGAAATGAACATAATCACCATTCATTTTGCGGATCGGGACAGATAGCATCCCAATATCAATCTGATCAAGTACAGGTACTGTCGTTCTAAGAATCATATTCTGGATTTTTGTAGCGACATTCATTTCCATCCGCAGTTCTTCCTGCTGTTCCAGTAAACTTTGATGCTCCTTTAAAGTTAAACCAAAGTGCACCATAATCTCAATTAAAAAATCATAGCTGTGTGAAATATCTTCTGGTAGATCTGGATAAATTTGCTCTATCGCATATTTGTGGATATTGATTACCTCTTCTGGAGCTACTTTTTTTTGAATTAACTGTCGAATAAAGTTCTGACCTATATATAAATTTCGCTCAGTTTGGTTTGCCAAAAAATCCGATAAGATTTTTTGATATTGTATTTGCAGCTCTTTCAAATTTTATCACATCCTACTTTACCCATTTTTCGATAACTATTGTCGTTCCATTTCCTACAGTGGACTGAATCTCCATTGTATCCATTAGTCTTTTGACCCCCGGCAAACCTGCTCCAAGTCCTCCTGAAGTAGAATAGCCGTCTTCCATTACTTTTTTCAGATTGCTTATTCCCGGTCCTTTGTCTGCCGCTATTATGCGAAGGCCAACTTTCTCTTCATTGCTAATACGCTCTATTGTAACCTCCCCTGCACGGGCATATAAATAAATATTTCGGGCCAGTTCACTTATCGCCGTCGTAATTCGAGCTTGATCTACCGCGCCAAAGCCTATTACCTTCGCCTCGTTACGTCCAAGTTGGCGTGCAGCTACAATATCCCATTCTGTTACAATCTCTACGGTAGATTTCGTATTCATTATAGCTCCCCCAATTTCCTACTTTTTCTTTCTATGGAGTTAACGTATAGTATCATTTTTTTGAATTATTAATCTTTAACACATTATACCATACGTTATCCCTTGTAGTTTAGTTGGATTAAATTTTCAACTATATTTTTGCTATTTTTATAATTTTAAGTAAAAAATTACAATTTTACATGATTACAGTTTACTATTTACAAAAAAATTATATCGAACTTTATTTGTAATAATAAAAAACATCGAAACGCAATGTTTCGATGTTTTTTTATGTATTAAAATTTTACGAGTCCTAAACTAATATTAAGAGCGATATCTACTTCCTGCATTAGTTTTGCATCCAGCTGAGTAATACGATCTGTTAATCGTGATTTATCAATTGTACGCAATTGTTCAAGCAAAATTACCGAATCACGTTCAAAACCATACTTTTTAGCATCGATTTCAACATGTGTAGGTAACTTTGCTTTTTGAATTTGCGCAGTAATTGCAGCTATAATGACGGTTGGACTAAAGCGATTTCCAATATCATTTTGAATAATAAGAACGGGTCTAGTCCCGCCCTGTTCTGAACCTACCACTGGCGATAGGTCAGCAAAAAAAACGTCTCCACGCTTTACAATCAAATTGTCATCCCCCGCTTACGAGACGCTCCACCATATGTTCCGCTTCATACTCTGCATGCAAGCACTCACTGCAAATTGTCAGATTAATTTGCGACATTTCCACATAGCCCTTTATTAAAGCTTCCCGTATTTGATTTGGTTGCATATGCTTTGTATAATTTTGAGTCGCCAAATACGCCATCATATAACCATTCTCAGTATTACGCCCAAACGTTCTTTCGAATTGCGTTACTAGCTCATTTGGTATGTCAATTACTACTTCTTCTACTTCTACTAATTCCTTCGCGTACAAAACAAGCACCTCCACCGAACATCCCATTTCCCATTCATTCTATCATTGATTGCCTACAATGAAAAGACAGGAAAATTAAAAAACTGACAATTCTCGCAATAAAGGAATAAATATGGACATACTTGTTTTGTATATTTGAAGTTATTTACAGCTATATTACATCGATTTATTTATATACCCTAGGAACTCTGGCCGTGATTACACATGGCACTTCGTAATTAATTGTTTGGAGTTTATGAGCCCAATCATCTATCGTGATTTCCTCTTGCTGTTGGCAGCCTATTAGTACAACTTCTTCCCCAACATTATATGCTTCCGGAAGTAAAATCATACTTTGATCCATACAAATTCTTCCGACAATTTTCGCTCTTTTTCCTCCAACAAGTACTTCCTGTCCAGAAAGCTTACGAATCATTCCATCTGCGTAGCCGATCGGAATTGTTCCGATGTAGCAGTCCTCTTCCACCGTAAATGTTGCACCATAACCTACCGATTGACCGGCCTGCATTTTTTTTACATGGACGAGTTCTGTCTGTAGAGATAATGCCGGTTTAATCGCAAAAGGCAATTTAGTGCCTACATAACCTGACGGCAGCAATCCGTACATTGAAATACCGAAACGTACCGCATCATAGTGCAAAGAAGGATCTTTTACTAAAGCGGTTGCTGTATTGGCTACATGAACAAGACGGGGCTTTTGTGGCAAAACACCTAAAAAGTCCTTGAATAGGGTAGCCTGATTGTCAAAGTACATTGAATCTTCCTCATCTGCAGTAGCAAAATGTGTGAAAATTCCATCCACCAAAAAATCATCGGAAGAATTAATCATTGTATACAATTCCAATAGTTCTTCTTTAGTGGATACACCGATTCGTCCCATGCCCGAATCCACTTTAATGTGAAGTTTTATCGGATTCAACAGTGGTGTATAATGCTGCGCTCCCTGCAGCCACTCTGTTGAATAGACGGTAAGGGTAATATTTTCTGATGATGCATACGGAATAAAGGCATGTGGTGAAGCACCTAATACTAAAATATCAATATCCTTAAAATTTTCTCTAATATGTACTGCTTCGTCGGGTGTTGCGACAGCAAGCATTGTTGCACCGGCTTCGATAGCCGTTTTTGCAACTTCCACATCTCCATGACCATATGCATTTGCTTTTACTACAGCAATAATTTGGATATTCGGTCCTATATGGTTTCGTAGTGAAGTTAGATTATGCGTGATTGCTTGCAAATCAATAACTGCTTTTGTTGGTCTGTAATATATTGGAGTATCCATTCGATTTTTACCCTCTTTTTATAAGTTTAAACTTATTGTTATTTATGTTATTTATGTAATTTTCAGTCAATTATTCCTAAATCTGCAGACGTAAGAAATCATCTTACACGAAATGCGCAAGATGTCTCTTAATTAAATATAACCATAAAATACAATTTAAAAACAAGTTCAGAAAGACGGATTTTAAAATTATTTTATAAACAATCAGCAGGAGGAAGTGAACCCCTGCTGATTGGTAGCTTACTTAATACTACTTTCCTGCACACTTGCAGCTACTTCCAGTAATTCATCCTTTGTTAATTTTGTGGAAGCGATAAAGAAGGTCATGCCATCTTTGTCCCATTGGATTGAGTTATCAGTAATAGCCCCTATTGTATAGCCTAAGTCTGCCGGATCCCCAGATACAGGTAATATAGTATCATCCGATTGGATCGGCTGCTGCATTAGTGTAAACGGCTTTTCCCCTTCAAATGTTAAAATAACTCGTGTGTTTCCATCTTCCTGCACTTCAAACTCGTCTGTCAGCTTTGTATGCGCCCAGTCAATCGTAGGGTAATACACGTTAAACTCTGTCTCTGCCACTTCTGCTGATGCGGCTTTCTTTTCTTCTTTTTCAGAGAATTTTTCTACCGCATATTCTTCCGCAGTATGCTGTACTCCTAATTTAATGTCTGCAAATGTAATCACAACTTGTTCTTGTAAAGACTCATCCATAACACTAACTTTTGTCGGAAGCATCGTTTTCTTATCTACTACAATTTGCTGAACTGGTAATGCTGTTTGGTCTACATTTCGTGTCGCAACTTCAAAAGTATAGCTCGCATCGTCTTCAGTCATTACTGCTTTTGAATCTGACACCAAATCATCAGCCAATGCACCAATTATATAAGCCTGACTGTTTTGCTTTGGCCATTCACTTTGGAATTTATGCGTTTTACGTAACGATGGTGTGACAACAAAGACACCTTCTTCATTTCGAACGATTAACTGCTGTTCTGACTCACCTTTTGGATTAACTGCCACTCGGTAAAAATCCGGTTTTGTGTGCCAAACTTTTACATCGTAAACACGTGGCTCTGCGCCTGTCCGAACTTCCATCGAGGCACTTAGTTCATAACCTTTTGCGTCATTCCACTTCTTGTTAACATCCTCAATCACTTCATCCTTTGTAGCTTTTCCACACGCCGCCAAAAAGAGACAACAAATGACAACTGCCAGCAGTCGGAGTTTCAAAGATTCACCCTTTCGATTATCTATTTCGATAAATTACTATATGAGCCAAGGTGTGCATGTATGTATTATTGCATTAAGATTACTTGGGCAGCTGCTGTCGTACGGGTATGAGTAATGGAAACAAACCCGTTCACCTGTTCACCATCAAAGTATAATACAGGTTTTCCCTGCTCTGTTTTTAATATTTCTATTTGATGTAGCTCACAGCCTTTTCCGATTCCTGTACCATTTGCTTTTGAGTATGCTTCCTTTGCCGCAAAGCGCCCTGCCAGAAATTCCACTTTGCGCATATCCGATAATGTATCAAATATGGCCAGTTCCCTTTCCGTTAAAATTCTTTGAGCAAATTTCGCTGAACGTCCGATCATTTTTTCGATTCGGTCCAATTCTACTAAATCCAAGCCAATCCCTTTTATCATTTAATAGCTCTCCCTTTCTTTTAATCATTATTCCAATGTATAATGAATAAAAATACGTTTTATTTTGTATCGACTTAATTGAGGTGGAACATGTTTATTCGTAGAGAAAATTTTAAACAGTATATTGCGTTATATCCGGTCGTATCGTCAATTATAGCAATTAATCTGATTGTTTTCGTCCTAACATTAATCCCGGGCTTCGGCGAAGATTTGCTTTATGCCGGTATGAGCGTCAATGGACTCATCGCAGCCGGTGAATGGTGGCGTATTATTACGTCCATGTTTTTACATGCAGGTTTTATGCACGTTCTTTTTAATATGTTCTCCCTGTTTCTATTTGGTCCGGAGCTTGAAAAAATCGCCGGCAAAATGCGTTTTTTAACAATTTACTTTTTAGCCGGAATTTTTGGTGTTGCTGCTACATACGCAACACAGGATGCCTATTATGCAAGCGTTGGTGCAAGTGGAGCACTGTATGGAATTTTCGGTGCGTTCGGTGCCCTTGTTTATTACACAAGACATCTATTCCCGCAGTTAAGACAAATTATATTGCCGTTAATAGTGATTAGCATTATTATGACATTTTTAACTCCAAATATTAATATTGCTGCACATTTAGGCGGTTTAGTTACCGGCTTTATTTTAGGGGTTGTTTACTTTAACCCTAAAAATATGGGACGCTGGCGCAAACAGCCCATTAGACGGGTAAAATAAAAACAGGATTCGCGAAAAGTCAAAATTCTTCGCGGATCCTGTTTTTTTAATGTTCATACCAGGACAGTACTCTTTCGACTTCCTGTTGTTCCATATGACGCGCTGTCGCTGAAGCACCGTGCATGCCCGACATCACTACAATTTTTACAGAACCAATATCCCGTCGCTTCTGGAAATAGGTTTGACTACCTTGCGTGATTTGAACACGCTTTTTTAAAGCATAAAATGTTACACGGCTGACTAGGCGCGAGACAATCGTAATTTGCTGATCTTTCACCGTAAATCCGGTCGTCTTAAATTGCCATCTTCCCAGTAGAATGATTGGCACGATTAGCAATAATGATAACAGTCCATACGGGTAGAAAAAGTACGAGATTGCACCAATCAACGGAACCAACCATATAAAATCAATCCGATAGAAAAAAGGCTGTGCTTTTTTTGGCGGCTGAACAAGTTGGGTAACTTGAAAATCGTATTCTGGAAACAGTTCTGCCAATGGTGTAAACAATTCTTTTTTTGCAATTAACGGGAAGAGGATGATTTTTTTATCATTTTCCCCACTAAATCCTCCCCCGGCACTTTCTACTGCAACAGATGCCAAGCCGAGCATTTGCTGGAAAGGGTTTTCCGCAAGTTTAATCGCCTGAACCCTGTTTAACGGGATTGTCACACGTTTTTTTTCGATTAATCCCCGCGTAATAATCAACCGGTCATGCTGCTTGCTGACAGTAAAGTTATAATAGTTTAAAAAGGTCAAGCCAACTGAAATTCCCCATGCCAGCATTAGCGCAAGAGCGATGAGAATCATGATGACAATATATCCGTATTTCACTAAAAACGCCAATTCATCATAAATCAAATCAAATGGAATAAACTCCGCAAATTGTGAAAGGACAGCAAAAACTCCGGCAATTACTACTCCAACACCGCTGGAAGTCGTCGCTAACAATAGCAGTTCCGGTACTTTCATTTTATGCAGCACCACTGATTTCTGCTCCGGTTCTTCTTCCGCCAGTTGTACCAGATCATTTTCAAGAGGCAGTTTTTGCTTCGCCTTTTTCATTTGAATTTCCACTTCGTCTGCTGCAGCT belongs to Solibacillus sp. FSL W7-1436 and includes:
- the acpS gene encoding holo-ACP synthase, encoding MIKGIGLDLVELDRIEKMIGRSAKFAQRILTERELAIFDTLSDMRKVEFLAGRFAAKEAYSKANGTGIGKGCELHQIEILKTEQGKPVLYFDGEQVNGFVSITHTRTTAAAQVILMQ
- the rsbW gene encoding anti-sigma B factor RsbW: MRAFDYIEIRVPAKSQYVSVIRLTISGLAMRVGFTYDEIEDLKIATSEAVTNVVHHAYKANEDGEVVIGCALFEDKIEIMVADYGVSFNFEEIKSKVGPYHENENVALLREGGLGIYLMETLMDEVKLNNEGGVTVFMTKYVSREQVKGNVERITT
- a CDS encoding PP2C family protein-serine/threonine phosphatase, coding for MKELQIQYQKILSDFLANQTERNLYIGQNFIRQLIQKKVAPEEVINIHKYAIEQIYPDLPEDISHSYDFLIEIMVHFGLTLKEHQSLLEQQEELRMEMNVATKIQNMILRTTVPVLDQIDIGMLSVPIRKMNGDYVHFLNNNDSVVSVAVTDVVGKGVPAALCMSMVKYGLDTLEYATKDPSYILEVLNRIIEKSVDDSMFVSMFYGTYNIKESKFTYGSAGHEPAIYYNARKKTFFDLESKGLLLGVMPEVTYPQYDICLEENDFIIMITDGVTDFRKQGELDPRDVIKNLALNCNHLSAQEMCEEMYTYLKNLPDFELEDDFTVVIFKK
- the alr gene encoding alanine racemase, whose translation is MDTPIYYRPTKAVIDLQAITHNLTSLRNHIGPNIQIIAVVKANAYGHGDVEVAKTAIEAGATMLAVATPDEAVHIRENFKDIDILVLGASPHAFIPYASSENITLTVYSTEWLQGAQHYTPLLNPIKLHIKVDSGMGRIGVSTKEELLELYTMINSSDDFLVDGIFTHFATADEEDSMYFDNQATLFKDFLGVLPQKPRLVHVANTATALVKDPSLHYDAVRFGISMYGLLPSGYVGTKLPFAIKPALSLQTELVHVKKMQAGQSVGYGATFTVEEDCYIGTIPIGYADGMIRKLSGQEVLVGGKRAKIVGRICMDQSMILLPEAYNVGEEVVLIGCQQQEEITIDDWAHKLQTINYEVPCVITARVPRVYK
- a CDS encoding LolA family protein, coding for MKLRLLAVVICCLFLAACGKATKDEVIEDVNKKWNDAKGYELSASMEVRTGAEPRVYDVKVWHTKPDFYRVAVNPKGESEQQLIVRNEEGVFVVTPSLRKTHKFQSEWPKQNSQAYIIGALADDLVSDSKAVMTEDDASYTFEVATRNVDQTALPVQQIVVDKKTMLPTKVSVMDESLQEQVVITFADIKLGVQHTAEEYAVEKFSEKEEKKAASAEVAETEFNVYYPTIDWAHTKLTDEFEVQEDGNTRVILTFEGEKPFTLMQQPIQSDDTILPVSGDPADLGYTIGAITDNSIQWDKDGMTFFIASTKLTKDELLEVAASVQESSIK
- a CDS encoding rhomboid family intramembrane serine protease; its protein translation is MFIRRENFKQYIALYPVVSSIIAINLIVFVLTLIPGFGEDLLYAGMSVNGLIAAGEWWRIITSMFLHAGFMHVLFNMFSLFLFGPELEKIAGKMRFLTIYFLAGIFGVAATYATQDAYYASVGASGALYGIFGAFGALVYYTRHLFPQLRQIILPLIVISIIMTFLTPNINIAAHLGGLVTGFILGVVYFNPKNMGRWRKQPIRRVK
- a CDS encoding PH domain-containing protein is translated as MSKEKYKLHPVTAIINVVKALKDLLIPIIIIVAANGFNINLDYRSETFFSEMIPLFILVIVLSVTVVSGLIKWWTFVYWFEDSELRVEYGLFIKKKRYIPFDRIQNLNYKEGIFHRLFKLVQVQVETAGSKDGKPEAELTAVTKAAADEVEIQMKKAKQKLPLENDLVQLAEEEPEQKSVVLHKMKVPELLLLATTSSGVGVVIAGVFAVLSQFAEFIPFDLIYDELAFLVKYGYIVIMILIALALMLAWGISVGLTFLNYYNFTVSKQHDRLIITRGLIEKKRVTIPLNRVQAIKLAENPFQQMLGLASVAVESAGGGFSGENDKKIILFPLIAKKELFTPLAELFPEYDFQVTQLVQPPKKAQPFFYRIDFIWLVPLIGAISYFFYPYGLLSLLLIVPIILLGRWQFKTTGFTVKDQQITIVSRLVSRVTFYALKKRVQITQGSQTYFQKRRDIGSVKIVVMSGMHGASATARHMEQQEVERVLSWYEH
- a CDS encoding anti-sigma regulatory factor → MNTKSTVEIVTEWDIVAARQLGRNEAKVIGFGAVDQARITTAISELARNIYLYARAGEVTIERISNEEKVGLRIIAADKGPGISNLKKVMEDGYSTSGGLGAGLPGVKRLMDTMEIQSTVGNGTTIVIEKWVK
- a CDS encoding type II toxin-antitoxin system PemK/MazF family toxin; the encoded protein is MIVKRGDVFFADLSPVVGSEQGGTRPVLIIQNDIGNRFSPTVIIAAITAQIQKAKLPTHVEIDAKKYGFERDSVILLEQLRTIDKSRLTDRITQLDAKLMQEVDIALNISLGLVKF
- a CDS encoding STAS domain-containing protein, translating into MNVNVQFREDGDVLKGYIEGEIDTYTAPILREELETVQIVEGRKIELDLSKVNYMDSTGLGIFVAFYKKVTKENASLKLVNLSNRLVRLFEITGLSELMSIEIDEELELK
- the sigB gene encoding RNA polymerase sigma factor SigB; the protein is MSKESLPKNTSKEEVLNWIAEYQASGCEDSQTNLVLHYQQLVESIARKYSHGKSYYDDIVQVGMLGLLGAIRRFDPSFGRSFEAFAVPTIVGEIKRFLRDKTWDVHVPRRIKELGPRIKAAVEALTTSLQRSPSITEIATYLEVQDEDVLEAMEMGRSYQALSMDHSIESDSDGSTVTLFDVVGREDAGFEVTNRRMIVADAMNVLSERERQIIQLTYLEQLSQKEAGERLGISQMHVSRIQRKAIKKLQDAITASGGVSL